The genomic DNA TATATCTAACAATATGTCGTTGGTCAGAGAGCCTGTGTAAAAGCTATTAAATTTTagttgcaagtttttttttctttttttgggacCAAGGTTGTAAGTTAAATGTGGTTGAATGGTTGAAAGAAATGATTTCTACCTCCAAGATTCAGTAGCTTTTTCATATGCTCTCTGACTGGCGTAGTTGGCTATAAACAAAGACTAAAGTTGACTCATATTTAGAAATAAAGGACCAATATGAGACCAAAAATGATATTTCGAacgactaaaaacatatttaaactatatatattccAGCATTAGCATGCAATTAAATTTAGATTCAATTGGTTCACATGTTTTGTGTTGGCTAATTCTAAATGGAACAGGATCTTGTGAATTTGAATGACCTTATACTCCATTCATCCACACTTTTAACAGAGCTACCAGATCTTTCAAAGGCCACAAGTCTTGCAGTAATGGACCTCCAATTCTGTGTAGGGTTGACTAGTGTCCATCCATCTGTTTTCTCTCTGAAAAAGCTTAAGAAACTGGATCTGAGTGGATGCATTTCCCTTACAAGCCTTCAAAGCAATACCCAATTAATCTCCCTTAGTGATCTCTCCCTCTACAATTGTACATCACTGAAGGAATTCTCAGTGACCTCAAAGAATATGAAGAAATTGAATTTAGAACGCACGAGTATCAAACAAGTGCCCTCATCAATTGGACTTCAAACCAAACTTGAAAAGTTACATCTAGGACACACTCACATTGAGAGCTTGCCTAAAAGCATCAAGAACCTTACAAGGCTGAGACATCTAGACTTACACCATTGCAGAAAGCTTCAAACATTACCAGAGCTTCCTCCGTCGATTGAAACACTAGATGCTGGTGGTTGTGTGTCACTAGAGAATGTAGAGTTCCGTTCAACTGCTAGTGAACAACTTCAGGAAAAGAGGAAAAGGGTTACCTTCTGGAATTGCCTTAAAATAAACGAGCCTTCTCTCAAGGCTATTGAGTTGAATGCTAAAATCAACATGATGAACTTTTCACACCAACATATATCCACATGCGACCTTGATCATGATCACGATCGCAACCAAGGCATGTACGTGTATCCAGGTAGCGAAATTCCTGAGTGGTTGGAATACAGTGCAAGTGCAACTAGACATGATTACATAGCCATtgatctttcttcttctccttatTTCTCAAAGTTGGGATTCATTTTTGGCTTCATCATTCCTACCATCTCGTCTGAGGGTTCAATTCTGAAATTTAAAATCAGTGATGGTGAAGATGAAGGTATCAAAGTGTATTTGGACAGACCACATCATGGAATTGAATCAGATCATGTGTATCTACTGTATGACCCAAGATGTTCTCATTACCTGGCTAGGCGAGTCAATAATCAGTTGAAGATTAAAATTCAGGTCAGCGCATTCTCAAGAACACTGACATCACGTTATATGCCAGTGCAGTTAAGAGGTTTTGGAGTTAGCCTAGTAACACCTTCCGATTATGACAAGTTTAAACAGAAATTGGAGTTTGGTGATGGCAGTGTTGTTCCAGAAAATAGTATGTGTTCGGTGGAAGAGAGATCAATGCTTCTATGAATTAAAAACAGTTCAGTTATTTCTGTTGCCTGTTTTACTTGCATGCTTTAAATGTGTTAAGGTAAATTGGAACAtgaatttgattgaataatAGCCCTTGTGGCAGCTTGTATTGCTATGAAGTAAGTTTATGTGGCTTTTGTAAACTTTTTTTCCATCCTTATTGTTTTGTCTCAGAATTCAGAAAATTTCTAGAGATGCATGACTCGTTTATCAGTAGTCAGTATACATCAATTTCTAAAAAGTATGAGGCACCGTGTTGTATTAGTggtttttgcaaaaaaatatatacccaCCTACCTCAATATAACTTCCTAACTTAGTTGGTTTATCCTTCAGCAGTAACTTATTTCACAATCAACGACAATAcgaccctgtttggataaacaacttaattaagcatttacagcataaacatttatcatataagtgcttatgcataagctactgttataacaaaagataaaataaagtaaaattgttttcatataaggtATAAGCTagtattttcataaactatcataGAGAGCTTATTTGAATATATCTACTAGTAGATATATTCAAATAGTAGATAtattcaaataagtcaatctaaaTAGAATCATATCTACACGGAGGTTATGAATACACCACAATAGCCTATTATTGAAATTTGGAGGAAATTATTGACAAGGAAGATATGAAAAAAGTTATAACTTAGTGTACGAGACTGTATAGCTTAATATCATACAGTGTAGAAATACCCACCTTCTTTTTTGGCATAACTAAGGTCTTATGTAGGAAATTCATACTATGGCATATGCCAAACCTACTTGATAGTTGGAATTGGTTGTTGGACACCTTTCCTAAGTCCTTGTAGGCTTCCATCAGCGTTTTTTAAGGCCATAAGGTATAAAACTACATCTCTAATGACCATGGCAGTACCATAGGTCAAAGTTCCACGTTTATATGACGGAGTTTTGGCCATCGGCAATTGACAACTTTACATATGATCTTATCTTCACACTGTCAGTTCAGTTAATTTGAGTCAAATATCTCAGTTGCTACGAGATCCTCATGATGATGCATATTTATTAATCAAAGAGAGATTTTACTGTGCCTTATCTTGTTGTTTGTGATCGCCATAGATCCCAAGTTACCTCACCTTCATAGACTTTGACATGTTTGGCGTTCGTGTATAATGTGCAGGCTCAACTTCTACTAGTATAGTTAAATCGTTCTGCAACATATACCATTGAAGCTTCACTCTCTGGAGGCGATATTATCTTTACGGATGATGTTAGCTTTGAGGTCTTTCTGGATCATTTATTTGTACAGAGGACATGATGAAATGAAAACATGACTAAGTTGAGGATACTCCTGCGAAATCTTCCGGAAGACATCGAAGATAGCACATGTTTTGGCTAACTAATGTGCATACTCAATTGTATATAGATATAAACTAATATTATTGCAAGGACTTTTCTTGACAAAATTATTgcaaagactttttttttttttttttttttacgttaaaGACAATTTCATTAATGAAAATCTGGCAACAAATCAAATGCCAGAAATACAAGGCCTGAGTTTCTTCGATCCATATGCAATCTGAATTCTTAAGAGCATATTTAGCTAAATTATTGCAAAGACTTAGTCCACGCAAatagtaatttttgtttttttcattgtggaaaaatagaagataaaaGATGAGAAGTCATCACAGAGTAAGTTTTCCTGACAATTATTGCAAAGACTTCATCCACCAAAGTCTTATTAaatactttaataaaaaaaaaagtagtaaacGTTATGGTCAGAAATATAAGATGATTTAAACAACTTCTTAAACAATTACACCTAATATTTGTCCCCATTACATACAGTTCATATGTATACacagaaaataatattaaattaatcttGTTAAATATTGACAAAGTAAGTATTCAATTCAATCATGAGACAAAACTAGCTTCAAAACTTCattatttataacaaaagaGTAGTAAACATTATGGTCACAAGATAGCAACATACCTGTAATATTGACAGTATCAAGTCATTACTCATTAGGCAATTATAATATACAGTCCAATATCAAGTAGTAAACTTCGTTGCCTTTTTCTTCCTactattcttttcattttgcaGATATCTTGAGGCTCCctccaaaatgaaaatttgtgaATCCAGTAGTAGCATAAGTTTGTTTCTTTATCTCACTCTCTTGCTTATTTTAAAACCGAGGGGTGTAGTTCCAAATCCAATTTCAAACAAGATATTTTCTCCTTCTACTTCTATCCCTGCACCTCAGATAAAATATGATGTCTTTGTTAGCTTTAGAGGTAGTGACATTCGCAAAAATTTCCTTAGCCATGTCCTCGACGCTTTGTCGCGAAAGGGAATCATTGTTTTTTCTGACAAAAAGCTAATAACAGGAGACGAATTATCAGCAATTCAAAGAGCAATTGAAAAATCATTGATTTCATTGGTCATATTTTCTCCAAACTTTGCATCTTCACATTGGTGTTTGGACGAGCTTGTGAAAATAGTCGAGTGCAGAGCAAATTATGGTAGGGTTCTAATGCCAGTTTTCTACCAAGTATATCCCTCAGATGTACGGCATCAAAATGGGACTTATAGAGATGCTTTTGCTCAACATGAACAAAAGTATAGTTCCTACAAGGTGCTAAGCTGGAGATCTGCTTTGAAGCAATCTGCTAATATGTCTGGATTTGATTCATCACTTTTTTCGTAAGTGTCCTTTCacaaataaattttcatatgttatcactatttatttatttcatatccACTACATGTATGTTATAGTAAAGTGAGGACAGAGTCcactaaatattttaattttgtactTTGCCCATACAACACGCAGAACAAAACACTAAATTGGATTTATGTGGTAAATGTATTTTACAGATGGATAGTGTGGTCTTAAGTGCCTTATGATGTCGGTGACCAAGTCTATAATGCCGCAATGTATATACAAAGGGACCTAGTGTTGTGGCAGTGTGATTATTGAGAGCAACATTAGATGAAACTGAATTAATATATGGACTATAACTTGTTTTGGGATTAGCAGTTATGAGTAAAAGCAGGTCGATATTTATATGAATAGAATCCCTTTAACTGATTCGTGCTTAGTCTAGCTTGTTAGTTACAATGTAAACAATCTAAATAACAGTTTGAGAACTGTTATTCCATAGGCTATACATAGTAGGGTACAATAGGATATTTATGTACTCTAATAAAACCCTAACTTGAGCCTATAGAAGGGGATAGATATTGATTGTAAACCaaacaagcaaagcaagaaACTAAAGCATTCTCTCAAGCAATAGATGTTACCCTTCTCTCAAATATTCTATCTACCTCAATTCCCCTTAAAAGCTTAACATAACTTTCTCCATTCAACAAAGTGGAACAAGAGCTTAGGTTTCTATAAGAAATCCTTCTACAAAAACAGCGAGCAATGGAATGACATTTTTCCAAGTTCCATTTCTAAAGGAGAGCACCTACGATAATTCGAGTACCAAAATGAAGGCTCTTCTCGAGGAACATGGTGTTTAGGTGATTGTTGTAAAAGGCTATAAGGAATCACAAGATGAAGATTCACCAActcaaacacaaaaatattttgaaggatTCAAGAAAGAGAGGCAAGAAAGCTCCCTTCCTCTTCTACCAAGCATTGTATGAAGATGAGTTTGAGAAACATAGAAAAACCTCAAATGAGAGATTATTAGTAGTTAATCATatacataaattaatatttaatagtcAAGTTTGGAGTAACTCTTACTCTAAAGAGTTATTATTCAAGTTGTGAATATTAGTCATGTCGCGGTATCCATGTTGTGTCATGTGTCAAAGTTTGTGCTCCATAGGATTTGAGTATTCCTTTTTTTCTGAAATGTAGGTATAAAAGCAAGTACTATAGTACATGTATCCTACTCATTTTGTTGGAACTCAAATCATACTCATTGTCATCCCTAGTTGTAATAGTAAATCTTAGTAACAAAGTTGAAGACATTTGAAAggataaatacataaataatatgttctaaaaaattcttctttgtaattttacattcaaatgtattgttaaaataaataaaatttgattgaaatttacACATTTTCTCTTTACTTTATTGTACAGGGATGATGCTAAGcttgttgaagaaatagttcAAAATGTGTTGATCAAGTTGAATCAAGTGGACCAAGGCAAGTCAAAAGGACTTGTaggaattgaaaagaaaatttcaCCTATAGAATCATTGTTACATTTAGAGTCAGAAGATGTTCGTGTCCTTGGAATTTGGGGTATGCCTGGGATTGGTAAAACAACTATTGCTGAAGAAGTATTTCGTAGACTACGTTCTAAGTACGAAAGTTGTTATTTTATGGCTAATGTAAGAGAAGAATCAGAAAGATGTGGAACAAACAGTTTGAggttaagaaaaattattttatccaCCCTATTAAAGgaagaaaatttgaaagatgAACTGATAAATGGGTTACCTCCTTTGGTTAAGAAAAGGCTTCACCGTATGAAGGTTCTTATTGTTCTTGACGATATCAAAGATGCAGAGCAACTAGAAGTTTTGATTGGAACAGTTGATTGGTTAGGACCAAGAAGTAGAATCATCATAACTACTAGAGATAAGCAAGTACTTGCTGGAAAAGTTGATGATATATACGAGGTTGAGCCATTGGACTCTGCTGAATCTTTTCAGCTTTTCAATTTGCACGCCTTTACTAAACATGAGCATCTCGAAATGGAGTACTATGAGCTATCAAAGAAGATGGTCGATTATACCGCAGGTGTTCCACTAGTTCTTAAAGCTTTAGCTAACCTTCTTTGTGGGAAAGATAAGGACATATGGGAAAGCCAGGCAAAGATTCTGAAAATAGAGCAGATTGAAAATGTCCATGTTGTATTTAGATTGATATACACTAATCTTGATTCTCATGAAAAGAATATATTATTGGATATTGCCTGCTTTTTTGATGGATTGAAGTTGAAACTTGACCTCATAAAACTTCTATTGAAAGATCGCCATTATTCGGTAAGCACTAAATTAGACAGGCTAAAAGATAAAGCTCTTGTAACTATTTCTCAACAAAGTATAGTATCAATGCATGACATTATACAAGAAACAGCTTGGGAAATTGTTCGCCAAGAATCTGTTGAAGAACCTGGAAGCCGAAGCCGACTATTGAATCCCGatgatatttatcatgtgtTGAAAGATGACAaggtaaatatttttcatagaagatttgattatttttgttttgtattgttGGAACTGTTGCTTATATTGATTGATGTTTGAAATATTTCTACAACTCTTTTAACAGGGAGGTGAGGCCATCAGAAGTATGGCCATCAGATTATCTGAAATTAAGGAGCTGCACTTAAGCCCTCGTGTATTTGCGAAGATGAgcaaattgaaatttttggatATTTACACCAACGGATCTCAGAATGAAGGAAGGTTGTCTCTTCCTCGAGGGCTTGAATTTTTGCCTAACGAACTGAGATATCTTCGTTGGGAGTATTACCCTTTGGAATCCTTACCATCCAAGTTTTCTGCAGAAAACCTTGTTAGATTGAGCTTGCCTTATAGCCGATTGAAAAAACTTTGGAATGGAGTGAAGGTAAGTAATATATATagtctaaaatatatttttagtctagTCACTTTTGGTTCCCCAAAAACTTGTCACATTCGGATCCTTTAAATCTAAAAACGTGTAAACTTCAGTCTGTAGCTAACTTGGTGGGTCAAAGAGCCAGTGTAAAACCTATCAAATTTTAGTTCCAAGTTAAATGTGCTTGAATGATTGAAAGCAATTATTTCTATCACCAAAATTCAATTGCTTTTTTATATCCTCTCTGACTCACGTAGTTTGCAGTTCGCTAGAAATAAAGACCAAAGCTTGACACACATTTAGAAATGAAAGACCGATATAGGACTCGAAAAAATTAGGGATTAAaagcaaaaatgatatttttaagtacCAAAGACATgtttaaacaatatatatattccaGCATAAGCATTCTGTTAATTCAGATTCAATTGGCTCACAAATCTTGTCTTGGTTGGTTCTAAATGTAACAGGATATTGTGAATTTGAATGTCCTTATACTCTCGTCATCCACATTCCTAACAGAACTACCAGACTTTTCAAAGGCCGCAAGTCTTGAAGTTATAAACCTCCGACTCTGTGTAGGGTTGACTAGTGTCCATCCATCTGTTTTGTCTCAAAAAGCTCAAGGAACTGGATCTGAGTGGATGCATTTCCCTTACGAGCCTTCAAAGCAATGACACCCATTTAAGTTCCCTTAGGTATCTCTCCCTCTACAACTGCACATCAGTGAAGGAATTCTCAGTGACCTCAAAACATATGAACATATTGGATTTAGAAGGCACGAGTATCAAAAATCTACCCTCATCAATTGGACTTCAAACCAAACTTGAAAAGTTATATCTAGCGCACACTCACATTCAGAGCTTGCCTAAAAGCATCAGGAATCTTACAAGGCTGAGACATCTGGACTTGCACCTTTGCAGTGAGCTTCAAACTCTACCAGAGCTTGCTCAATCACTAGAAATACTAGATGCTTGTGGTTGTCTATCACTAGAGAATGTAGCGTTCCGTTCAACGGCTAGTGAACAACTTAAGGAAAAGAGGAAAAGGGTTATCTTCTGGAATTGCCTTAAACTAAATGAACCTTCTCTCAAGGCTATTGAGTTGAATGCTCAAATTAACATGATGAGCTTTTCATACCAACATATATCCACATGGGACCGTGACCATGATCACAATCACAATCACAATCACAGCATATATGTATATCCAGGTAGCGAAATTCCAGAGTGGTTGGAATATAGTACAACTACACATGATTACATAACTATTGATCTTTCTTCCGCTCCTTATTTCTCTAAGTTGGGATTCATTTTTGGCTTCATCATTCCAACCAACTCATCAGAGGGTCAGAttgtgaaattaaaaataagtgaTGGTCAAGATAAAGGTATCAAAATGTATTTAAGCAGACCACGTCGTGGAATTGAATCAGATCATGTGTATTTAATGTATGACCGAAGATGTTCTCATTACCTAGCTAGCAGAGTGAATGATCAGTCGAAGATTAAAATTCAGGTTAGAGCATCATTAAAAACACCGACATTACAGTATGTGCCAGTGCAGTTAAGAGGGTTTGGGGTTAGCCTAGTAACCCCTTCAAAATATGACAAGTTTAAACAGCAATTGGAATTTCGTGATCGTAGTGTTGTTCCGATTAATATGTGTCCAGTGGAAGAGAtatcaaagtttctaggaattTAAAATGCTAAATGGTTCAGTTATTTCAATTGCCTGTTTTACTTGTGTTAAGGTAAATTGGAACATGAAATCAGACGTTGGTTGAATAATATCATTTGTGGCAGCTTGTATTGTTATGAAGTAGGCCTATGTGggttttgttaacttttttacAATCCTTtgctccaaaaaaaataaaaaataaaataacttttttacaATCCTTATTGTTTTGTTTCAGAGCTTATAAAAGTTCTAGAGATGCATGCATTCAGTATAAATAAAGCTTTTTTGAAAGGGAGACAACGAATATGtaaatcattcattcatgctTATATAATTATTTGGTTTAATCGGATAAAGGTATTCTTAATATGACATTTAGTACGCAATAAACAACCCTTTGTTTTCAGCATTATCCAAATCCATGTTCAATGGAAATTTGCTCTTTAGCACCAACGCAATTGCTCTTTTATGCAAGTGTCATTGGTTAAGCGGCACTTAAATGTTGTTCACTTAACCAGCAGCAGTTAAGTGCGCTAGCTTCGACACTTTTTAGATTGGTTCAATCACTTTTTTAAATATGtctaacaaatttaaaaaatagccCGAAAGTCAACTGTCGATCGAAAAAATGGGTGATTCCCTGGTGCAATTTTAGAGGCCTGAAGAGCGATCTTCGTCTTCAATAGTGAGTAAATAGGTGTTACCATGGAAATGAAAACCACAGTGTGATGCCACAGCCCGTACTAGAACCGTCGCTTCTGGTCCTATCATAAGGAGAATCGGAATTTGAATCTTGAAACAATCCTTAGTTAGATTTTAATTATCTCTCCTATCTAACTTTAATTACCATGTTTCTTCTACTGCTTTCATTTTTGTcagcaaaagaagaagaaaaaaact from Medicago truncatula cultivar Jemalong A17 chromosome 8, MtrunA17r5.0-ANR, whole genome shotgun sequence includes the following:
- the LOC11434512 gene encoding disease resistance protein RPV1, encoding MKICESSSSISLFLYLTLLLILKPRGVVPNPISNKIFSPSTSIPAPQIKYDVFVSFRGSDIRKNFLSHVLDALSRKGIIVFSDKKLITGDELSAIQRAIEKSLISLVIFSPNFASSHWCLDELVKIVECRANYGRVLMPVFYQVYPSDVRHQNGTYRDAFAQHEQKYSSYKVLSWRSALKQSANMSGFDSSLFSDDAKLVEEIVQNVLIKLNQVDQGKSKGLVGIEKKISPIESLLHLESEDVRVLGIWGMPGIGKTTIAEEVFRRLRSKYESCYFMANVREESERCGTNSLRLRKIILSTLLKEENLKDELINGLPPLVKKRLHRMKVLIVLDDIKDAEQLEVLIGTVDWLGPRSRIIITTRDKQVLAGKVDDIYEVEPLDSAESFQLFNLHAFTKHEHLEMEYYELSKKMVDYTAGVPLVLKALANLLCGKDKDIWESQAKILKIEQIENVHVVFRLIYTNLDSHEKNILLDIACFFDGLKLKLDLIKLLLKDRHYSVSTKLDRLKDKALVTISQQSIVSMHDIIQETAWEIVRQESVEEPGSRSRLLNPDDIYHVLKDDKGGEAIRSMAIRLSEIKELHLSPRVFAKMSKLKFLDIYTNGSQNEGRLSLPRGLEFLPNELRYLRWEYYPLESLPSKFSAENLVRLSLPYSRLKKLWNGVKDIVNLNVLILSSSTFLTELPDFSKAASLEVINLRLCVGLTSVHPSVLSQKAQGTGSEWMHFPYEPSKQ